In Oryza sativa Japonica Group chromosome 3, ASM3414082v1, one DNA window encodes the following:
- the LOC4332814 gene encoding ferritin-like catalase Nec2: MCCCCFTINSQEADVQKNTTHELMNNLQSEMASPRICCSALLVLLLVSSCNAGDHPACPAAWSAAVGAELFHGGVGGGGGGEAQCSAAAPHTPVAVFAHDVDPVRFALNLEFAEAEFFLHAAFGVGLDHLAPNLTLGGPPPVGARKAGLDELTWRVCAEFAYQEIGHLRAIQRTVGGIPRPLIDLSAHNFARVMDEAVGYHLDPPFDPDANSLNFLLAVYVIPYLGINGYTGTNPLIDGYATKRLVAGLLAVESGQDAVVRGLLFEHRRETVSPYGATVAELTDRVSALRNKLGQCGVKDEGLIVPEQLGAEGKICTNILSANVDSLSYSRTPAELLRILYLTGDEHVPGGFYPEGANGRIARMFLKKPPRINHGV; the protein is encoded by the exons ATGTGCTGCTGCTGTTTCACTATAAATTCACAGGAAGCTGATGTGCAGAAGAACACTACCCATGAACTGATGAACAACCTGCAGTCAGAGATGGCGTCGCCGCGAATCTGCTGTTCGGCGCTGCTCGTGCTGCTCCTGGTTTCCTCGTGCAATGCAGGTGACCACCCGGCCTGCCCGGCGgcgtggtcggcggcggtgggggcggagctgttccacggcggcgtcggcggcggcggcggcggggaggcgcagtgcagcgcggcggcgccgcacaCGCCGGTGGCCGTGTTCGCGCACGACGTGGACCCGGTGCGGTTCGCGCTGAACCTGGAGTTCGCCGAGGCGGAGTTCTTCCTGCACGCGGCGTTCGGCGTGGGGCTGGACCACCTCGCCCCCAACCTGACGCTGGGCGGCCCGCCGCCGGTGGGCGCCAGGAAGGCCGGCCTCGACGAGCTCACGTGGCGCGTCTGCGCCGAGTTCGCCTACCAGGAGATCGGCCACCTGAG GGCAATCCAGAGGACAGTGGGTGGGATCCCAAGGCCGCTGATAGACCTGAGCGCACACAACTTCGCCAGGGTAATGGACGAGGCGGTCGGCTACCACCTAGACCCGCCCTTCGACCCCGACGCCAACAGCCTCAACTTCCTCCTGGCCGTCTACGTCATCCCTTACCTGGGCATCAACGGCTACACGGGCACCAACCCGCTGATCGACGGCTACGCCACCAagcgcctcgtcgccggcctgctCGCCGTCGAGTCTGGCCAGGACGCCGTCGTGCGCGGCCTCCTCTTCGAGCACCGCCGCGAGACAGTGTCCCCCTACGGTGCCACGGTGGCAGAGCTCACCGACCGTGTGTCGGCGCTGCGAAACAAGCTAGGGCAGTGCGGAGTGAAGGACGAGGGGCTCATCGTGCCAGAGCAGCTCGGCGCTGAGGGGAAGATATGCACCAACATCCTCTCCGCCAACGTCGACTCGCTCTCCTACAGCCGAACGCCGGCAGAGTTGCTTAGGATACTCTATCTAACTGGCGATGAGCACGTACCCGGCGGGTTCTACCCGGAGGGCGCTAATGGGAGGATTGCCCGAATGTTCCTCAAA